Part of the Lolium rigidum isolate FL_2022 chromosome 6, APGP_CSIRO_Lrig_0.1, whole genome shotgun sequence genome, CTAGCCAACCATTCACCGCCGCCGCTGTTCCTCTCCCACCCAACcatgcaccgccgccgccgctattcTTCTTCAGCCTAGGCACCGCCACCATCCTCTTTTTTTGGGGACATGGGCTCCTATTGCCCACCATCTCATGCTTCAAGCTCACATTGTGGTACTCGTCGACGGAGTTGTTGCTGCGAGCTGCGTGGGATGCGGCGCTGCTAGACGAGGGTGGCTCTGCTTCGAGCTGAAGCAGGCGGTTCTGCGAGAAAGCGGTTCGACGGCGTGCACGTATTAGATGCTGCAAGTAGTGCTACCCGTGGACCAAGATGCTACAAGCGACGGCCGCCGGAGCTGCAAACGCCTAGTGAAGCTGCTGCAAGCGCCATTGCCGGAACTGCAAGTGGTCGGCGTCCGAGCTACGAAGGTTCACCCCCAAAGCTACAAAGCTCTACCAGCGGTGCTGCAAACGGCCTCCGCCCTAGCTCCAATCGCCATTGCCGGGAGCTGCAAGCTCCACCGGCGGTGCTGCATACGTCCTCCGCCCGAGCTCCAATCGTCATTGCCGGGAGCTGCAAGCTCTACCGGCGGTGCTGCAAACGTCCTCCGCCGGAGCTCCAATCTCCATCGCCCGGGAGCTGCAAGCGTTGCTGGTGGTGCTGCAAACGGCTTCCGCCCGAGCTCCAATCTCCATCGTCGAGAGCTGCAAACGGCCTCCGTCGGAGCTGCATGTGGCGTTGCGTTGCATAAGGGAAGCTGTGGCGgtgtcttctccggcgacggtggGGGCACACGGAGGAGcgctgtggacacacacaagcaaTGGAGCCATGGGGACGTACGGGAGGAAACGGTGCCACCCATCGGCGGTGTGGTGCTACCAAACGGCGGCCATGGTGCTCCCGAAGTTTTTGCCGATGGTGTTGCTGGTAGTTCCGCCGGCGGTGGATCCTTGGTGGTGCAACGTGCGGAGATTAGGCTGCCATGGTGCTGCTCTTTCACAGGGAAACCGAGAAACGCGGGGCAAAAAAGACtaaaagaggaggaagacgaacagAGTGGGCCTGCATACACTGGTTGTTCCTTTGACCAAAAAAGAAAGACACGTGTCGAACGCTCGAGTCGGAGGTTCGAAACTTCCGACCCTCCGAGGGATTGTCAGCACGGTCCTTTAATATTACTACATATATTACTTCCCGCTATGAGTAATCTTAGCGTACCCAGTTAATACAGTGATACTCTGATATTTCTCGGACAACATCAAATTAGCGTCTTGTCAACCCATTTTCCTCTGGCGCAACCTGAACCTCGTATCAATTTCGTATCCAACACGAACTTTTAGACGAAGAAACATCCAAAAACGCTTTCACACTCATCTTCCCAAGCGGAGCGATCTCTAACAGAGAGAAGAAAAGATCTTTCCTACCAATGCTCCGTTTCCTTGCCTGGAAAATATCACGAATGCAGACGACGTGCCCCACAACGATTGGCCCAGAGGTGATAGGAAACGAGTGCACGTAAAAGCCTCTGTTCCAGGACACCCAACCAGAGCTATAAATATGAAACCTTACCGTCTGGAACGCATGGTCTAGTTACAGCTTAACCACAAAAATCCCATATCGACCGACGAGCTAGCTGCTGCTGCAATGGCGTCTGCGCTGACGAACGTGAGCCTGTCTACCTTCGCGGCCGCGGCCCGAGGCGACGTCCTCGCGAGGCCGCAGGGCCCCGCCCGTGTCACGTTCCCGATGGTGAGCCGCGTCGTCGCTTGCCGGGCCGGCGGGCCTGCGACACCGCCGGGCATCTCGGACAAGGTGTCGGAGAGCATCAAGGATGCCCAGGAGGCGTGCTCGGACGACAGCGCCAGCGGGGAGTGCGCGGCGGCGTGGGACGAGGTGGAGGAACTCAGCGCCGCGGCCAGCCACGCCCGCGACAAGCTCAAGGATTCCGACCCGCTCGAGAACTACTGCAAGGAGAACCCGGAGACCGACGAGTGCCGCACCTACGACAGCTGAGCGTACGTGTTAATTAATTTGTTCTAGACTGGAAGATAAGATCCATACTTGAAGGGGTCGCTCATCACACAAGAAATGATACTTGGAGGGgagtgaaaaagaaagaaatcaaggttttTACTCGGTGAATATGCACCATGATTCTGTGTTTTCTCCACCTCTGTTGTTGCTATTCAATATACACCTGTATGTAATTGAAAATGATTATATGAATAATCATATTTGTATGACATGTTCTTCTACTGGAGTTGaaaatttatttattatttgttgtcGGGTGCACCGGACAGGACATGCATAACAGACTTTAGATGTTCATTTCCTTGCACTGCGATGCAGAGATGTAGCGCGTCTGAGAGGAGTGTTGTTGGCTCGGAGTTGCATACGTTCCTTTTATTTTAAAAGTATTTTAAAtacatttcaaaaataaaaaaataattatGTCGCTAGATATCTTTCTATGTGTGCACCAATCCGTTTCACAAAAAAACTTTTGTGTAGCCTGTGTAAAAGTTGCGGACCTCAATGCTAAAATAAGGTTATGCTGGAGACATTTTTTATATGGATCACACAAAAAATCGTGAGACTTTACATGCTCATATATGTGGATACGTACGCGCAAAATATATTTATTATTTTCATTTCGAAATGTATTTCTAAGTAAATGAAGAATTTGCACCGAAATCAAAAGTAAATTCCCACGTTTCTACGTGTCTTTGCCTTCTCGGAGAGGTTGTTCGAGAGACCGAGCCTGAGAAAAATGTGTTCCGAAAGACAAGATGTTTCGAGTTGGACATAGAAAGCGTACAAATGTACACCCATTATTCTTGAGAGTTTTTACACTACCCCTGTGAGGTTCCTAGTTCCAGGGCAGTGAGCACCTCCTTCCACGGGCCGTCTTTCCCTCATGCGGCTGGACGCGGGATGGGCATTTGGCCTCCTTTTGTTGCGGTGGCTGACGCGATGGGCTGATTCCGGTATGCCATGGCACCTTGTTCAACAGCGTTGTGGTTTGAGCCCTACGTATATTACACCTTCGCCCTTCTGAGCTCGTCCATCTCCTCTCGGGTGGCTGAAAGGATGGTGCCATCGATACCATGCGGAGGGACAATGGGCGTCCATATGCAGCTGAGATGAATAATTGTCGTTGTTTTGTTCACAAAGCTAAAGGTTGTACTCTCCAACTGCTCCCTGTCCGCCTCTTGTTCAAGCTCACTGTCGTTAGTCTCCTCCACCTCATCAACAAGGGGTTGTTGCATCCCTTTGTGACATCGCCATCGGGTTCCTCCATGCCCATGTCGCCATCTCGGCTACCCCAGAAATGAGCAT contains:
- the LOC124663676 gene encoding calvin cycle protein CP12-1, chloroplastic-like → MASALTNVSLSTFAAAARGDVLARPQGPARVTFPMVSRVVACRAGGPATPPGISDKVSESIKDAQEACSDDSASGECAAAWDEVEELSAAASHARDKLKDSDPLENYCKENPETDECRTYDS